The genomic DNA TTCAGGTTCTGACCAGCGAAGTAGACCGCTCCCTGGGTGGGAAGAAGCCTCCTAAGGATGAGGGAAAGGAGGGTGGACTTCCCCGCCCCCGAGTGCCCCACCACGTAGACGAACTCCCCCTTCTTCACCTCGAGGCTCACGTTGTAAAGCGCCTTGGTCCCCGTGCGGGGGTACTCCAGGCCCACCCGGTGGAAGGCGATCATGCCCCCACTATACGCAAGGCGGACCACGGTTGCTTCTCATGGGCGGGCGCTATAGTGGAGGCTAGGTGAGGGAGAAGATGAAACGACGCGCGTGGTTCATCGCCGGGATCGGGGTTCTCCTTGCCCTGGTGTACGCCCAGCTTCCTAGGCCCCAAGCGGAAAACCTCCTGCAAAACCCCAACGGCCAGGCCCTCCTGGAGGTCTACCAAAGGATCCAGCAGGACTATCTGGAAACCTTGCCCAAGGAGAAGCTCAACGCCCTTCTGGAAGGGGCCATCGGCGGCATGGTGGCCGCCCTCAAGGACCCCTTCACCAGCTACTCCCCGCCCCAGCGGGCAAGCCTCCGCCAGGAGGACCTTCGGGGCGAGTTCTTCGGCATCGGGGCCACCCTCTCCCCCGCCAACCCCGACGGCACCGGGGCCAAGATCGAGGGGGTCATGAAGGGGCTTCCCGCCCAGCGGGCGGGGATGCGGGCGGGGGATGTGATCCTCGAGGTGGACGGGGAGGACGTAACCGCCCTGCCCTTGCAGGAGGTGGTGGCCCGCATCCGCGGCCGGGAGGGGACCAAGGTCACCATCAAGGTGCGCCGGGAAGGGGTGCCGGCCCCTCTGGTCTTCGAGCTCGTACGGGAAAAAGTGGAAATCATCTCCGTTTCCACCGGCAAGGTGGGGGACGTGGGCTACATCGCCCTGGAAACCTTTGCCAACTTCAAGGTGGAGGATCAGCTCAAGAAGGCCATAGAGGACCTCAAGGCCCAAGGGGCCAAGAAGCTCATCTTTGACCTCCGGGATAACGGGGGCGGCCTCCTGGACCAAGGGTGCGCCGTGGCCAGCGCCTTCTTGAAGGAAGGCCCCATCGTCTACACCCGCACCAAGAACCTCACCCGGGTCTGGTGCGAGGCCTCGGGAAGACCCCTTTGGGATGGCCCCATGGTGGTCCTGGTAAACGGCAACTCCGCCTCGGCCAGCGAGATCGTGGCCGGGGCCCTCCAGGACTACGGCCGGGCCAAGGTCATCGGGGAAAAGACCTTCGGCAAGGGCGTGGGCCAGACCCCCTACACCCTGGCCAACGGCGGCGAGCTCACCCTGGTCACCTTTGAGTGGCTCACCCCCAAGCGCCGGGCCATCAACAAGGAGGGCCTGAAGCCCGACATCGAGGTCAAGGACACCCGCTTCCCCACCCCCTTCTCCGTGCAAGGGGCGGGGGCCCCCCCGGGGGCGGAGGTGAGCGTGACCCTAAACGGCAAGACCGTGAAGGTGAAGGCGGACGCCGAGGGGAAGTTCAGCTACGCCGAGCCGCAGCGGCAGCGGCCCCTTCCCGAGGAGCGGGGCCAGGCGGTCTTGGACCCGGAAAACGACGCCATCCTCAAGCGAGCCCTGGAGGAGCTAGGCCGCTAGGAAGGGAAACGGGGGCCGGGGAAGTTCCCCGGCCCCTTACCGCACCACCGCCCCCGGGGGGATATCCCCGTCCACCGTCACCAAGGCCAGCTTCTCCCCCTCCTGGGCCGCCAGGATCATGCCCTCGCTCTCCACGCCCCTTAGCTTTGCCGGCTTCAGGTTGGCCACCAAGACCACCTTCTTGCCCACCAGCTCCTCGGGCCGGTACCACTGGGCGATGCCGGACACCACCGTGCGCTCCTCCTTCCCCAGGGAAAGCCGGAGGACCAGGAGCTTGTCGGCGTTGGGGTGCTTCTCGGCCGCCACCACCTCCGCCACCCGGAGTTCCACCTTGGCAAAGTCGTCCAAACCGATTCGTTCCATCTTCTCCTCGCTTTCCTTGGTCGGCTTGGCCTCCTTGGGGAAGAGGACCGGGGCTTCCCCCGGGAGGGGAAGGGGCTCCGCCAAGCCCCACCTTTCCGCCTCCTCCAGGCGCGCCGCCTCCTTTAGGCCCAAGGCCCGCCTTAGCTCCGCCATCTTCTCGGGCATGGCGGGGGTGAGGAGGATGGAGGCGATGCGGAGGCCCTCCACCACCCGGTAGAGCACCGCCTGCGCCGCCTCCTTGTCCTCCTTGTAAAGCTCCCAGGGTTTCTTCTCGTTGATGTAGCGGTTCAGGGCCTTCACGTAGGCCATGGCCTCCTCGAGGGCCACGTGGAACTTCAAGTCCCGCACCAGGCCCCTAAGCTTCCCGGCAAGCTCCGTGCCGTAGGCGAGCTCCTCCCCCGCCACGGGCTTGGGGATCCGCCCCTCGGCGAAGCGGAAGAGCATGGCCCGGGTGCGTTGCACCAGGTTGCCCAGATCGTCCGCCAGGTCCGCCTCGTACCGGGTCCTAAGGGCCGCCTCGCTCACCGGGGTGTCCTGGCCGTAAGGAATCTCCCGGAGGAGGTAGTAGCGCACGGCGTCCCGCCCGTACCGCTCCGCCAAGGAGAAGGGGTCCACCACGTTCCCCAGGGTCTTGCTCATCTTCCGCCCGTCGGGCCCCAGCAAAAACCCCCCCACGTTCAGGTGGCGGTACATGGGGATGCCCGCCGCCTTGAGCATGGTGGGCCAGAAGACCGCATGGGGCTTCAGGATGTCCTTGCCGATGAGGTGCCAGGCGTGGGGCCAAAAGGTTTTGAAGCGCTCCCCCTCGGGGTAGCCCAGGGCGGAAACGTAGTTCAAGAGGGCGTCAAACCAGACGTAGGTCACATGGTCCTCGTCCCACGGCAGGGGGATGCCCCAGGGGACCCGGGCCTTGGGCCGGGAGATGGAAAGGTCGCCGATGGGCTCCGCCAGCATGGCCAGGACCTCGTTCCGGTAGCCCTCGGGGCGGATGAGGTTGGGGTGGTCCCTCAGGTAGTCCAGAAGCCACTCCCGGTACTTCTCCATGCGGAAGAAGTAGTTTCCCTCCTTCCTCCGCTCCACGGGGCGGCCGTGGATGGGGCAAAGCCCCTCGGAAAGCTCCTTTTCCGTGTAGAAGCGCTCGCAGGACACGCAGTAAAGCCCCTCGTACTCCCCGTAGTAGATGTCCCCGGCCTCGTACACCTTCTGCAAGACGTACTGCACCACCTTCTTGTGGCGCTCTTCCGTGGTGCGGATGAAATCGTCGTAGGCGATGCCGAGAAGGGCCCAGGCCCGGCGGAAGCGCTCGGAAACCCGGTCAACGAAGGCCTTGGGGTCCTCCCCCGCCCGCTCCGCCGCCCGAAAGACCGTCTCCCCGTGCTCGTCGGTGCCGGTGAGGAAATAGGTCTGGTAGCCGTCCAAGCGGTGCCAGCGGGCCAGGAAGTCCGCCACCACCGTGGTGTAGGCGTGGCCCAGGTGGGGCTCGGCGTTCACGTAGTAGATGGGGGTGGTGATGTAAAAGACCTTCTCCATGCCTCCTCCTCAAAAAAAACCGGGGCATGCGCCCCGGGCAGGAGGGAAAACCTCCCGCCCTAGAACCGGGGCATGCCCTTCATAGAAGGGAGTTTACCCCTAAGGCAAAAGCTCTTCAATCCCTAAAGGCCCCGCCACCAGGGCCCGGGTGGCGAGGCCCAGGAATAGCCCCGTTTCCACCACCCCGGGGATCTCCAGAAGGGCCCGGTGGAGGCCCCAGGGGTCCCCGATGGGGCCGAAGCGGACATCGGCGATGAGGTGCCCCCCGTCGGTGAAGTAGACCTCGTCCCCGTCCATGCGGAGCTCAGGCTCCCCCCCCAATGCGGCGATGGCCTTTAGCGTGGCCCGAAAGCCGAAGGGGACGATCTCCACGGGCACCGGCCCCCGGCCCAGCACCGGCACCTTCTTGGTGTGGTCGGCGATGACGAGGAACTCCTTGGCCGTCTGCTCCACGATCTTCTCCCGCAAAAGGGCCCCGCCCATGCCCTTGATGAGCAAAAGCCCCGGGGCGATCTCGTCCGCCCCGTCGATGGCCAGGTCCACCCCATCCGGGGGAAGGTCTATGAGGGGGATCCCCTCCTTGCGGGCGAGCTCCTCCGTGGCCCTCGAGGTGGGCACCCCCACCACCCCTCTAAGCTCCCCTTCCCGCAGGCGGCGGGCTAGCTCCAAGACGGCGTAGCGGGCGGTGGAACCGGTGCCCAAGCCCACCACCATCCCGTCCTGCACGTAAGCCACGGCGGCGTGAGCCGCCTCCTTTTTGTAGCTCTCCAAAGGGCGCTCCATCACGCCCCCTTTAGGGCCTGAAGGGCCTCCGCCACCTCAAGGGCGTGCCCCTCGGGGGAAACCTTGCGCCACACCTTGGCGATCCTCCCCTCGGGGTCGATGAGGAAGGTCTGGCGCAAGACCCCTTCCACCTCCTTGCCGTAAAGCTTCTTCTTCCCCCAGGCCCCGTAGAGGGAGATGGCCTTCCGCTCGGGGTCGGCCAGGAGGGGGAAGTTTAGCCCGTACTTCTCGGCGAAGCGCTTGTGGCTTTCCACATCGTCGGCGGAAACGCCCAGGACCACCGCCCCCAGGGCCTGAAGGCTTCCCATGTGGTCGCGGAAGCCGCAGGCCTCCTTGGTGCACCCCGGGGTGTCGTCCTTGGGGTAGAAGTAGAGGACCACCCACTGGCCGCGGTAGTCGGAAAGGCGGTGGATGCGGCCCTCCTGGTCGGGGAGGGCGAAATCGGGCGCCAAGGTGCCTTCCATGCCGGGCATTATAGCTTGTAGCCGAAGCGGCGAAGGAGGTCCTTGCGCCAGGCCACCTCGGCCTCGTCCTCCACCCCGAGGGGCTTAAACCCGTCCATGACCCCCAAAATGGCCCGCTGCTCCCCCTCCTCCGCCACCACCACCTTTAGGGGGTTGGCGGTGGCGGCGAAGATCCGCACCACCTCGGGGCAGGCCTTCACCGCATGGAGGACGTTGATGGGGTAAAACCCCTCGCCCAAGACGATGAGGAAGGTGTGCCCCGCCGCCAGGTTGAGGAGGTTCTTCACCGCAAGCTCCACCAGGGCCTCGTCCGTGCCCGAGCGGCGGATGAGCCGCTTGCCGCTGGCCTCAGAGAAGGCGAGGCCGAACCGGATGCCGGGCACGGCGGTCACCAAGGCCTCGTGCAGGTCCTCCACCGTCTTGATGAAGTGGGCCTGGCCCAGGATGACGTTCAGGTTCTCCGGCTTCTCAATGGGGATGAGCTTTAGCTCCATGGGACCATTGTACCCGTGGCCGAGCCCCCACCCAAACCGGGAAGGAGGGTGTAGCATGGGGGGCATGGACGTCCTGGAGAAGGCCGTGGCCGGGAAGAGGCTTTCGGAAAAGGAGGTCCTGGCCCTCTTTGACCTCCCCCTTCCCGAGCTCGCCGCCGCCGCCCACGAGGTGCGGCTTAAGAAGACGGACCCCCAGGTGGTCACCTTTCTCATCGACCGCAACATCAACTACACCAACGTCTGCACCGTGGCCTGCGCCTTCTGCGCCTTCTACCGCACCAAGCGGCAGAAGGACGCCTACACCCTGAGCTATGAGGCCATCGCCCGGAAGGTGGAAGAGCTCTACCAGGTGGGGGGAAAGCGCATCCTCATGCAGGGGGGGGTGAACCCCGAGCTTCCCCTGGACTGGTACCTGGACCTCCTGCGCTACCTCAAGGAGCGCTTCCCCGACCTGCGCATCGACGCCTTCAGCCCCGAGGAGATCCTGGGCCTGGAGCGCCTCACGGGCCTTCGGGCTGAAGAAATCCTGGAAAGGCTCAAAGCGGCAGGCCTGGACGGGATGCCGGGGGCGGGGGCGGAGATCCTGGTGGACGAGGTGCGGCAAAAAGCGGCCCCCGCCCGCATCAAGACGGCGGACTGGTACCGCATCGTGGACGCCGCCCAGGCCCTGGGCCTCTATACCCTCGCAACCATGGTCATCGGCTTCGGGGAAGGCCCCAAGGAGCGCGCCGCCCACCTCCTGGGCCTCCGCGCCCAGCAGGACAAGGCCTTGGAGCGCTACGAAAACGGCTTCGCCGCCTTCGCCCTTTGGACCTTGCAGGTGGAGCACACCCGCCTCAAGGGCAAGGCCCCGGGGGCCACGGCCCACGAGTACCTAAAGACCCTGAGCATCGCCCGGCTTGCCCTGGACAACTTCGCCCACTTCCAGGCCTCCTGGCCCACCCTGGGCTTCAAGGTAGCCCAAGCCGCCCTCTACTACGGGGCCGACGATTTCGGCAGCACCATGCTGGAGGAGAACGTGGTTTCGGCCGCCGGGGGGCACGGCCGCACCCACGCCACGGTGCGCCAAATCGTGCGCCACATCGTGGACGCAGGCTTCAGGCCGGCGGAGCGGGACCCCCTTTACCGCATCCTCCGCTACCCAGATGCGGAAGCCCTCCTCCAGGAGAACGAGCCCCTGGAGCTACCCCTGGCCTAGCCCGTGCGCTTGAGCTTGCCGGTGCGCTTGGCCCAGCGCTCCGCTAAACCGAACACCCAAAGGCCCAAGGGGATGAAGGCCACCCCCATGAGGAGGAGGACCCCCAGCTCCGGAAGCACCGCCCCCAAGGGCGCCCCCACCAGGTGGCCGGGGGTGGAGTCCGGGTGGTGGATGCCCAGGAGCTTGCGGCTGGCCTCGAGGGCGTAGGTGGCGGGGGAGAGGTAGGCCAAGGGCTGGAGCCAGGCAGGCAGGACGGAAACCGGGTAGTAGATGCCGGACACCAAGAGCAAGACCCCTTGGAGGATGTTGGTGGCCTGGGCCCCGTTTTCCGGGCTCATCACCGGCAGGATGGCGGCCATGAGCCCCAGGCCCATGAAGGCCAGGCTCCCCACCAACAGCACCACCAACACCCCCCACAGGTTGGCCCCAGCCAGGTCTAGGTCCACAAAAAGCGCCAGGCCCAGCAGGATCACCGCAGTGCGCACCACGCTGTAGAAGGTGGCGAAGAGGCTCACCCCCAACAGGTGGACGAGGCGGGACACCGGGGCCATAAAGGTGTACTCCAGGGTGCCTTCCCAACGCTCATAGGCGATGGAGTTGGCGATCTCCTGGTACATGGCGGAAAGGTAGCTCCAAAGGAGCGCTCCCAGGACCAGGGTGAGGGTGAGGCGGAAATCCCCCTGGGCCACCCCGATGAGGGCGATGGTGGCGGCGTTGACGATGGCGTAAAAGGTGAACACCACCACCCAGGAAAAGTACCGCCGCGTCAGGTGGAAGTCGCGGAAGACAAAGGCCCACATGGGCAAGAGATACTTACGAAGCATCGGTTTCCTCCTCGAGGCCCTCACCCGTCATTCGCAAGAAGGCCTCCTCCAGGTTCTCAGCCCCGGCCAAGGCCTTGAGCTCCTCCACCGTCCCCTCCGCCACCAGCCTTCCCCGCACCAGGAAGCCCACCCGGTGGGCCAGGCGCTCCGCCTCGGCCATGTCGTGGGTGGTGAGGAGAAGGGTGGTGCCCTCCTCCCGCCTGAGCTCTTCCAAAAACCCCTGCACGTCCCGGCGGCTCCGCGGGTCTAGGCCGGTGGTGGGCTCGTCCAGGAGGAGGAGGGGTGGGCGGATGAGGAGGGCGCGGGCGATGGCCACCTTCTGTTGCATGCCCCGGCTCATCTCCTCCAAGGGGTCGTCAAAGCGCCGGGTTTCCAAGCCAAGCCGCTCCAAGATAGCCATGGCCCGCCGCTCCGCCTCCTTAGGGGAGATGCCGTAAAGCTGGGCGGCGAAGAGGAGGTTTTCCCGGGGGGAGAGCTTTTTGTAAAAGGCGGCGTCCACGCTTACCCGGCCAATCCTCTCCCGCACCCGCCGCTCCCCCTCGGGCAAGGGGTGGCCCAGGATGCGCACCCGCCCGGCATCGGGCACGAGCAGGGTGGAGAGGATGCGGATCAAGGTGGACTTGCCGGAGCCGTTGGGCCCCAAGAGGGCGTAGGTCTCCCCCTCCGCCACCCGGAAGGAAACCCCCTTTAGGGCCCATTCCTCCTGCTTGCGGCCGAAGGTGGTCTTGCGGAATACCTTGGAAAGATTTTGTACTTCAATGGCCCACACGCACGCCTCCTTCAGGCATACCCCTGGGAACTAGCGCACCAACGGAGGCTAGCGGGAAACCCGGGTACCCTCCAACGTACCAGGGCAGGCCCTCGGGCGCAAGCCCTAGACCGGCTCTTTCGGGTAAAGCCCTTCCCGAATTTCGGCCAAGAGAGGGCTTAGGGGCTCACCCCTTTCCAAGGCCCGGATCAGGGCGCTACCCACCACCACCCCGTCCGCCACCGCCGCCTGGGCGGCGGTGGCCTTACCGGAAACCCCGAAGCCCACGGCCACGGGCAAGGAGGTCTTGGCCTTGATGCGGCGCACCAGGTCCCGCACCTCCTCGGGCAGGCGCTCCCGCTCCCCCGTGACCCCGGTGACGGACACGGCGTAGACGAAGCCC from Thermus sp. LT1-2-5 includes the following:
- a CDS encoding S41 family peptidase, translated to MKRRAWFIAGIGVLLALVYAQLPRPQAENLLQNPNGQALLEVYQRIQQDYLETLPKEKLNALLEGAIGGMVAALKDPFTSYSPPQRASLRQEDLRGEFFGIGATLSPANPDGTGAKIEGVMKGLPAQRAGMRAGDVILEVDGEDVTALPLQEVVARIRGREGTKVTIKVRREGVPAPLVFELVREKVEIISVSTGKVGDVGYIALETFANFKVEDQLKKAIEDLKAQGAKKLIFDLRDNGGGLLDQGCAVASAFLKEGPIVYTRTKNLTRVWCEASGRPLWDGPMVVLVNGNSASASEIVAGALQDYGRAKVIGEKTFGKGVGQTPYTLANGGELTLVTFEWLTPKRRAINKEGLKPDIEVKDTRFPTPFSVQGAGAPPGAEVSVTLNGKTVKVKADAEGKFSYAEPQRQRPLPEERGQAVLDPENDAILKRALEELGR
- the metG gene encoding methionine--tRNA ligase gives rise to the protein MEKVFYITTPIYYVNAEPHLGHAYTTVVADFLARWHRLDGYQTYFLTGTDEHGETVFRAAERAGEDPKAFVDRVSERFRRAWALLGIAYDDFIRTTEERHKKVVQYVLQKVYEAGDIYYGEYEGLYCVSCERFYTEKELSEGLCPIHGRPVERRKEGNYFFRMEKYREWLLDYLRDHPNLIRPEGYRNEVLAMLAEPIGDLSISRPKARVPWGIPLPWDEDHVTYVWFDALLNYVSALGYPEGERFKTFWPHAWHLIGKDILKPHAVFWPTMLKAAGIPMYRHLNVGGFLLGPDGRKMSKTLGNVVDPFSLAERYGRDAVRYYLLREIPYGQDTPVSEAALRTRYEADLADDLGNLVQRTRAMLFRFAEGRIPKPVAGEELAYGTELAGKLRGLVRDLKFHVALEEAMAYVKALNRYINEKKPWELYKEDKEAAQAVLYRVVEGLRIASILLTPAMPEKMAELRRALGLKEAARLEEAERWGLAEPLPLPGEAPVLFPKEAKPTKESEEKMERIGLDDFAKVELRVAEVVAAEKHPNADKLLVLRLSLGKEERTVVSGIAQWYRPEELVGKKVVLVANLKPAKLRGVESEGMILAAQEGEKLALVTVDGDIPPGAVVR
- the rpiA gene encoding ribose-5-phosphate isomerase RpiA, which translates into the protein MERPLESYKKEAAHAAVAYVQDGMVVGLGTGSTARYAVLELARRLREGELRGVVGVPTSRATEELARKEGIPLIDLPPDGVDLAIDGADEIAPGLLLIKGMGGALLREKIVEQTAKEFLVIADHTKKVPVLGRGPVPVEIVPFGFRATLKAIAALGGEPELRMDGDEVYFTDGGHLIADVRFGPIGDPWGLHRALLEIPGVVETGLFLGLATRALVAGPLGIEELLP
- the bcp gene encoding thioredoxin-dependent thiol peroxidase, with translation MPGMEGTLAPDFALPDQEGRIHRLSDYRGQWVVLYFYPKDDTPGCTKEACGFRDHMGSLQALGAVVLGVSADDVESHKRFAEKYGLNFPLLADPERKAISLYGAWGKKKLYGKEVEGVLRQTFLIDPEGRIAKVWRKVSPEGHALEVAEALQALKGA
- a CDS encoding adenosine-specific kinase codes for the protein MELKLIPIEKPENLNVILGQAHFIKTVEDLHEALVTAVPGIRFGLAFSEASGKRLIRRSGTDEALVELAVKNLLNLAAGHTFLIVLGEGFYPINVLHAVKACPEVVRIFAATANPLKVVVAEEGEQRAILGVMDGFKPLGVEDEAEVAWRKDLLRRFGYKL
- the mqnC gene encoding cyclic dehypoxanthinyl futalosine synthase codes for the protein MGGMDVLEKAVAGKRLSEKEVLALFDLPLPELAAAAHEVRLKKTDPQVVTFLIDRNINYTNVCTVACAFCAFYRTKRQKDAYTLSYEAIARKVEELYQVGGKRILMQGGVNPELPLDWYLDLLRYLKERFPDLRIDAFSPEEILGLERLTGLRAEEILERLKAAGLDGMPGAGAEILVDEVRQKAAPARIKTADWYRIVDAAQALGLYTLATMVIGFGEGPKERAAHLLGLRAQQDKALERYENGFAAFALWTLQVEHTRLKGKAPGATAHEYLKTLSIARLALDNFAHFQASWPTLGFKVAQAALYYGADDFGSTMLEENVVSAAGGHGRTHATVRQIVRHIVDAGFRPAERDPLYRILRYPDAEALLQENEPLELPLA
- a CDS encoding ABC transporter permease, with protein sequence MLRKYLLPMWAFVFRDFHLTRRYFSWVVVFTFYAIVNAATIALIGVAQGDFRLTLTLVLGALLWSYLSAMYQEIANSIAYERWEGTLEYTFMAPVSRLVHLLGVSLFATFYSVVRTAVILLGLALFVDLDLAGANLWGVLVVLLVGSLAFMGLGLMAAILPVMSPENGAQATNILQGVLLLVSGIYYPVSVLPAWLQPLAYLSPATYALEASRKLLGIHHPDSTPGHLVGAPLGAVLPELGVLLLMGVAFIPLGLWVFGLAERWAKRTGKLKRTG
- a CDS encoding ABC transporter ATP-binding protein, with the protein product MWAIEVQNLSKVFRKTTFGRKQEEWALKGVSFRVAEGETYALLGPNGSGKSTLIRILSTLLVPDAGRVRILGHPLPEGERRVRERIGRVSVDAAFYKKLSPRENLLFAAQLYGISPKEAERRAMAILERLGLETRRFDDPLEEMSRGMQQKVAIARALLIRPPLLLLDEPTTGLDPRSRRDVQGFLEELRREEGTTLLLTTHDMAEAERLAHRVGFLVRGRLVAEGTVEELKALAGAENLEEAFLRMTGEGLEEETDAS